The DNA sequence TTTATACAGGTTTTCGTCCTTTCCAAGTAAGTGGGACACTTCTCCGAATGACACGGGTCTCTGAgaaaagattatttatgttaaaatgTCATTcactaaattatttatcatacgCAATCTTGATATCATTAGTTATGCCTTGTTTGTTATTCTTATATCTGGTCTTCTTTTGATGAACAAGCAACAAACACCGCGAGGACTACTAAGTTATCAAGCTATAGCTGCCAATTTAGTAAACACAATATCGGGCTGGGCTTTCTTCAGATTTCGATGCAAAAATAAAGCAATTCATAAACAAATTCATGGTGGGAGCAGAGCTCAAGTCATTCAAAGAAAATAGCTTCCCTtggatttgagagagagagagagagggagagagagagagagagtcttacAGTTGGGAACCACGCAAGGAAGAAACTTTaggtgatcatcatgatcagaaAGAGTCTGCTTCCAACCAAGGGCGCATTCACATTCGAAGGAGAAAGTACTATTAATTGACGGTTTGCAAGTTCCTTTTCCACATTCCACATCTTTGCACACAGTATCTATGGTCACCgagaaaaccaacaaaaaaaatatatatatatcatcagtGTGAAAAAACTCACTCCCAATCCCATCCCGTAGTCATAAAGATAGGAAAAATCAAGGAAGACCTATTAGTGGAAACAAAACGATAACCCATAACAAACAAAGGGAGCGGAGATTGTAGAAGATACGAGTTTAATCATGACCCCAGAGGCCGAAGAGAGAAATGGTAAAGCAAGTAGGAGATAAGAGAGTTCAAGATCGACAACAAACCAAAGGCAGGAGAGAGCAGAGGGGATAAGAAGTCGCTCAGAGCAATCCGAGGTTGCAAGACTAGCAGAACTGCAAGAAAGATGATGACTTTGGTGCCATTGCTGGAAGCCATCTCTCACACAGTCACGGACAAACAGAGAGGAGAGACCGCCCCGTCGGAGGTGTTTTGTGTATTTAATGTAATTGGCGTCCGAGTTTGGAAAGTGGCCAAAGGGCGGTGGATTCTTCGTATACGGTTGGGAGTGGGAAGCCACGTGGCTGAGCTATAAAGCTTATATGGGTACAGTGAGTTGTTGGCAGTGGGATCCACTCAATCAGTATATTACTCCGTATAATGtgaataagataaataataaataatcttataatatttattattatttatataaaaattttcagACAATGTTagttatattaaaatttcatttcatgatAGTTGTAGTAATAAATAAGTGTCgtgtaataattttgaaaaaaataaataaatataaaatttatataaaaataaattaattttttaatggtagaactcactctttttcaaagtgatttgatGACTCttacatattttacaattgtatgtagcattactcaaagaGCTGTCTTAGTAGAAACCCAACCCAAGGGAGGTGGAGCTTCGActcctccttccctccctccctcctcctatCTCCCTTTAtttccaatttttattttgtttttctgtctAAAGTATGGAAAAACGTCGATCTGCTATTTTCTCGAAACCCAGCGACTACCACGCGCCCCTCTGCAGGATTCCTAGACTGCCGATCCTTCGGATGGCCGAAGGTTTTCGTTGAACGGAGTGGCGTGTGAGCTACATGCGCAGGTCATAATAGCGGGTGAGATCCACGAGCCACCGCACCAGAAGCTTCAACTATCTTCAAGCGGTGTTTCTGGGACCAGGGATCTCGGTTTCTTCAGACTCAACTGGCTGCTATACTCCTAGCGTGGTGCGTGTTCCTCACGCACCACCATAGTTTCTTCGTTTCTTGTATCTTATTTTCCTTCAAGCTGAAAATTCGGATTTACAATTGTAATTcgtcattttcatatatatcttttgttttattatttctttttatttaggtaaaaataaaaaagaattagtcTATTAGACATTTTATCCATAGATGGAAAATCCTATCTTCCTCTTAAGGGGGGTTTGAAATCTTTATTTTAGACAAAGTGTGGTCTCTCAAACGGTTGGTCTATAGAAAGTTATAAAAGTTAAGACCATATCAGTTACAAAGGAATTTGTGCACTGGTCTTCAACAGTGAATAGTTGGCTTGTAATctgaaatttttcttatatgtatCAGGTTATAActgtaattttgttttcatgaatgaaagaagtctatttcttataataataataaaaaaaaaattctatttcatgaattctcaaaaattaaaaaaaaaaaatcctatttcatgtgttatttttttgaaactCTCAAATTCTAAATAGGCATTTGAGGATATTATGATCATTTCACATCTCATCAACTGACTTACCTTTTCTTTCAATAGGATATCTAATTATTCATGCTTTATTAGTTATTCATACCGGATTTATATTTCGggttaaaatgaaaaagaaatagatacttataaaattaatcatGCAACATTTATGACTATACAAATGAGATCCACTTTATATAGTAGGATTTACTCTATTTATTAGTAAAAACTCTTAAATATCTTTTATGAATTCAATACAATAAATGTTTTAATGGTAATTATAAGCAAGGAACAGTAGCCAGTCAACGTGCCATAAATGACTGGATAGCAAAGCCAGAATTGAAACCAAGAAAGTCTTCCAAATTCACGCGGTTACagatatgagatattttattaaaaattatataaaatattattttttaatattatttttattttaaaatttgaaaagattaaattatttattatattttatataaaaattttaaaaaattataataattatataaaataagataaaatgagatgatatagtttGATTTTATGTAACCAAATTAGCCTCCAGATCACATGCAAATTGAGATGAAGTGGGAGGAAAGAGCTGTCGAAATGAAGATCTGAATACACGTTTAGAGTTGTTATTGAAGACTTTAATTCaaagtcatctcatctcatctaatcgttttaatttttttaaatttatatataatatataataaataatttaatttttttaattttaaaatcataaaaagattaaaaaatattattaaaaaatattttattaaattttatctcaatttaacaAATGTCAACTTACTATTCAAACCTAACAATGATGGGTCGAGggtaaggcttcgtttggaagttgaattcatctcaattcatcattataactttttcaaatcttaatataaaatataataaataatttaatttttttaaatttaaaataataataataataaataataatattttattatcttaatttaatttaactcaactcaactcattttaacattcaaatttttatcGACGTGCATTAACCATGCAAGACGCCGACGGCGAGGCCACCTATTTAGGAATGACGTGGTCCACTAGCTACGAGCCTACCAATAAGTGAGTTACGTACAGACCTCACCTTTCAATGAATGTGACAAGGATGTCTAGGACGTAATTGGATTTGATAATAATTTTGGAGAAATGCTtttctcaaaaattaatttatatattaaattataaaattattttaacgtGAAATAacgaattaaataaaaatactttaataatcttaaaaatactGTAATtcgtaaatttatatttacgcAATCTCTTACTAATTAGCATGGATAGGTTTTGGTCAACAACATACACGTTCAACATGTGATTACCTTCATTTTGAGAGCGACTACAAAATTGAAGTCTTTCAGAAAATTCATGGTTCGAAACAAAGTAGATAGCTATCTACGAAACTAGGCTTTAGATCAGAGCTACATGCATCAACCTTGCTAGATCACACGAGGAAATTGATATTGGCAAGCGTATTACGTGCATCCATGAATCCAGTACTtgataaattgatattattaaattaatttataattttgctCATGTGTAAATAACCTTCCAATTACTTGGAAATGTTTGTATAAAATTGGTCTTGTCAAATCACATCAAGTAATatgtcatattttttaaaagtatctttttatttaaatagttaacatataaaatcatttaaacgGCACAACatcaatttaattaatgatgagatctctttatatatagagTTCTGCCAGGGCTAGTGAAAAAGTAGTCGAAACAGTTTACCGAAttgttgattttaatttttatttatttttttaattatcataattatttttttaaaaaataaaaaatttataatattattaaaaaatacttacttaattactaaataataaaaaaaaaacattcgagACACTTTTAGGTCTCAAATTTGAGACCCAAAgcatttttgttatatatatatatatagagagagagagagagagagagagagatttgataAATTGCAACTTTGGAAGAACTAGAAGCCGTTCTCTAAAGTTGGGTGAGCTACAAGTGATTCATTAGCCTtccatgtttttttgttttttgttttattgtgaGCAGCGCGTCAATGCAATTGGATCTGAAATTGGGCTTTGGCAGACAGCGAGATAGGCCATAGCCCAATCCATTAATATAGAAAAGGCTCTTTGTTTCGGTTACCTTTCCTTCGAAATATCTCAGTAAATGGTGCGAGTGTGTTGGTCTCCACCGATCTTCCAAATCTTGAATTGAAATTGAGAATTCCATATACGAAAttgatacataaaataaacagaaacagattatataaaaataaatttataaactggcTTTATTTTATGAGATACGTTATATCTAcgttataataaaaataattttacaatttgatacATTACATCTAACTTATGTATTGGATTATTATTAGTTTCGTTTTATACCACGAGATGAAGATAGAGATAACTCAAGGAGAAAGAGGAATAAAAGTAAAATGGAGAGAGATGAGAGGAAGTGCAGAAAGGAATGGGCAAATCGAAAATGAAAATGGAGTGTTTTTCCTTTgaggttggagagagagagagcttgaacTATGGCGTTGGATTGTCCACCTTGATTTTCACTGTTAACTTAAATCCATTTTTTGGAGGCTACTTTAAGGATTGCTTGgaaataatttatatcttataatctcatctcatctcattttaccttatctcatcacatctcatttcttccaaaacatcattcaaacataaatactttaaatcattacaatttttttaaactttcaaacaaaacacaacatataatttaacttttttaaatatcaaaataaaattatattaaaaaaattatattataacattattatatcTTTATAACAAGTTGTTAAAGGCTTGAAGTAGCAATTGGACAGATGGGATAGGGTGGGCATGATCCTTAGTGACACTAAAATGAGACTATCATCTTTGTCTAATTGGAGTATATGTTTGTTAAAAGAGATGGTAATGCGTTTGCTTAGAAGAGGATGTTGCTGAACTGGTTTTTACACCAGATTGTATGCAATTTGCAATTCTTTCATGAGTTCTTAATAAAgagcattatttatttaaaaaaaaaaaactcccaaaattcaataaatacttaactcaaacaattttaataatatttataaattattttactactatttataaaatttacttctatttaaaaaattctaatctcATAATTTCATCCAATGAATActtaagttgtgtttggatgttgaagtgagttgagttgagatgataaaatattgttagaatattattttttaatattattattattttaagatttgaaaaatttaaattatttattatattttgtgttggaatttaaaaaaattgtaatgatgagtcgagatgagttgagaggagttcaTCAACCAAACGTCTGTCACTAGAATTGCTTCTAGGAATCGGAATTGGATCACACGTTTATTTAGACTGCTTTGTATGTTTACTTTTGTCAGCTTTCTTTATTGCTAAGTTTGAAATGTTTTTAGCGtataccattataatatttttttttttatcaaaataaagcaTATTTAAGTACGATCACGtcattaattctttttttttaaagaaaaaaacacatcGAGAAttaatactcttttatttataggTTTAAGGCCTAATTAttcttatatacatatatacataatatagaACTGCTATTACagacaaaacaaaattatataaaaataaatctacaagcTAACGTATCTTTGTGagattcgttagatctattttataataaaagtaattttacagtctgacatattacatcaaatcacgtcaatttattaatttatttttatataatttttttataattaaaatatttaccatatataataaattaccCGCCATAAATCCAACTGATAGACATGGGGGGTGCTTTTTGAGCCTTTGCGAGAGCTCTCTCCTCTAGCCTTCTTATTCTTCGGGCTAATCCACAAACATAGTCTTGGGCCTCTCGTCCCTCCCCCGAAAGTCCAGTTAACTTCTCGACGTTCCATCTTACAACTAGATGTTCGAGTATCTCTCTGTAATCCCTGGCTGTGTACACTCCAATGCGAGAGGCAGCATTAGCGTAGTGATAGAAAAGATCATGGTCTTGTCCATCGTACATTAAGTGGGCTGGcattaatattttcttcctcATCAAGTCGGCAAAGGCCATGACTGTTTCATTTGGATCCAGCTCGAAGAGTTTCTCTACTATATTGGTATAAGCAGCTTCGTGGCGCTTTTCATCTGAGGCAATTGTTCCACATATTTGAGCAAGCATCTTGTCCCCATGCTTCATTGCAAGCTTGGCTGTATTACCATGGGTGATAAATGTTGCTCTTTCTTGGAATGATGTGTAGATGGTAAAAAGGTAGGGGTTGCCTCCCGAGCCAATATCCTATGTTCTCAAAAGGAAAACGTTAACTGGTTTGACAGATTATGGTGATATACAAGaagaccaataaaaaaaaaaagtgtaattcATCAGCACCTGATATAGCAATCTTGTTGTATTTCAATCATTTGATATATGGATACTATatcataaagagaaatatttggtctaaaaaaaattataaaataaaatttacaaactaatgtaACTTGATAtcatatattagattatataatttttagtattgtaAAGTGGATATACCTATTATATTAAGTTacgttaatttgtaattttttttttagaaaattttttttgttacttagACCTAGCAGCTATTCATCATCGTGaaatgattaataatattttggatgGCAGGGCAAAGAGAGATAAAAGCGACATAGAAAACTttctatgttaaaaaaatgactttcaTATACATATAATCTTACCATTCCTGATCTGATCAGGTAATGAATTGTCTTCTCGATTTGTTTCATGTCCACTCGTCCAGAAAGGAAGAGATATTTGTTGAGAAGATCGCCATGCCTATTTTCTTCTGCACTCCATCCCTTGGCCCATATTGCCCAAGGTGTCTTGTCCACGCCTGTTTCATCATGATAAATTCCCGTGCCATTGATAGTAGCATGATACGTTGGAAGGGCTTCTTCTGTGATCATATCGCCGACCAAGACAACAAAATAGTCGTTCGGAATGTCCTTTGTTCTCTTTCTCAGTTCAGTGACTTGCTCTACAAATCCATCTGACGTAGGATCTGGCAAAAAGTCTTGTGGTTGCCAAGATTGCTCAACAGGTTTTAGGAGGGTTAAGACATTCCTTCTAGCCCAATCCTCCATGGACTTGAATATTTCTACCTTTTCTGGTGGCATGGTGCGGGCTCTGGGAGCATATATGGCTTTAGTACTACTAGGACGGCCGCCGAAAGAGATCATATTTTGCCCTCTAAcactaaataatataaagaaaaaacagtCACAAATTATGTTAGGCTAGCTAGCTCATGTTCATGATCATGAAGAAGCAAAAATAGTcaaaataaaaaccaattaattaattgtggGATGATCatcttgaaaatgaaaagatcaaTGGACTCACGTACCTTGAGTAATTATGGTAGAGGCCGGCCGTGGAAGTCATAGAAAACTTGGGAGATGATCTTCGAGCTCTCGCAGGTGGCTGAGTATTTTTAATTAGTGAATTCGGAAGTGATGTCTGAAAGGTACTGGAGCAGCTATTCATGAGTTTTAAAGCCTTGCGGCCTTGTTCTTTAAATTAAACTTTGATTCGATCGTCTCCAGATCAGATCGATCACTATCTAATAAAGAGCTAAATAAGAAAGATATAACTGGACGGTCACTGATTTTAAATGTAGTTAAGAAATCAAGCAAAAGTATATTTctacaaattcatcaaaataaatatttcacgATCgaggaaatgaaataaaataataatctaagatTAAGCGAATATCGAAAAAGGAGGAGGACTTTGAGCTCGACTTtgcttcttaattaattatatatatactatggtggttcccctctctctctctctctctctctctctctctctctctctctctctctctctctctccacataTATACTCATGTATGGATATTAAAGAATGGATCCAGGTGCATTAGTCTCGGATTGCACctgacataataatttaaataaaaaaaaaaaagtcagtaatttatttatgtggtaaaagaaaatataaggataaaaaaaaatctaaacttcagcaAAGTGTGAGTATTTGTCTGTATCtatattgaattatctatttactctatataataataaaatattattaattttttatttaaaaaaaattgaaaaaaagaaagaaaa is a window from the Juglans regia cultivar Chandler chromosome 7, Walnut 2.0, whole genome shotgun sequence genome containing:
- the LOC108989429 gene encoding stearoyl-[acyl-carrier-protein] 9-desaturase, chloroplastic-like translates to MNSCSSTFQTSLPNSLIKNTQPPARARRSSPKFSMTSTAGLYHNYSSVRGQNMISFGGRPSSTKAIYAPRARTMPPEKVEIFKSMEDWARRNVLTLLKPVEQSWQPQDFLPDPTSDGFVEQVTELRKRTKDIPNDYFVVLVGDMITEEALPTYHATINGTGIYHDETGVDKTPWAIWAKGWSAEENRHGDLLNKYLFLSGRVDMKQIEKTIHYLIRSGMDIGSGGNPYLFTIYTSFQERATFITHGNTAKLAMKHGDKMLAQICGTIASDEKRHEAAYTNIVEKLFELDPNETVMAFADLMRKKILMPAHLMYDGQDHDLFYHYANAASRIGVYTARDYREILEHLVVRWNVEKLTGLSGEGREAQDYVCGLARRIRRLEERALAKAQKAPPMSISWIYGG